A genomic stretch from Caballeronia sp. LZ062 includes:
- a CDS encoding four-helix bundle copper-binding protein produces MSDYIDCIAALDRCAAACDNCASACIAEGHLPDMEKCIRLDLDCAALCRFTSESLARDTQFMRDFCDLCARICDACADECSRHTAAHCQACSDACRKCAEACRAI; encoded by the coding sequence ATGAGCGACTACATCGATTGCATCGCCGCACTGGACCGTTGCGCCGCCGCTTGCGATAACTGCGCATCCGCGTGCATTGCGGAAGGGCATCTGCCCGACATGGAAAAGTGCATCCGTCTCGATCTCGACTGCGCCGCGCTGTGCCGGTTCACGTCCGAGTCGCTTGCACGCGACACCCAGTTCATGCGCGACTTCTGCGATCTGTGCGCGCGAATCTGCGATGCATGCGCCGACGAGTGCAGCCGTCATACTGCCGCGCATTGCCAGGCGTGTAGCGATGCGTGCCGGAAGTGCGCGGAGGCGTGTCGGGCAATTTGA